The following proteins are encoded in a genomic region of Porphyrobacter sp. CACIAM 03H1:
- a CDS encoding thiamine pyrophosphate-dependent enzyme: MADPARPSDSNRAPLALHVPEPKYRPGDQADFSHIDIGAPGDQPRPDEGIHPSQMAGLAYGLVRVLGDDNQAHGPWNPRLDPETLRAMLGHMALVRAFDERMFRGQRQGKTSFYMKCTGEEATSVAAAMALAGDDMVFPSYRQQGILIARGYPLIEMINQIYSNRADKLKGRQLPIMYSSRDHSFFSISGNLATQCPQAVGWAMASAIKGDSRIAATWVGEGSTAEGDFHSACTFAAVYNAPVILNVVNNQWAISSFSGFAGAERTTFAARGLGYGIAALRVDGNDALACYAATEWAANRARGNHGPTLIEYFTYRAEGHSTSDDPSGYRSAQEREEWPLGDPINRLKKHLIAIGEWDEERHAAMDLECAERVKATTKEAEKNGILGHGLHHPFHTMFEDVYEELPWHLEEQAEQAIRERIAKFGTERPFG, from the coding sequence ATGGCCGATCCGGCAAGACCGTCAGACAGCAACCGCGCACCCCTCGCGCTGCACGTCCCCGAGCCGAAATACCGGCCCGGCGACCAGGCCGACTTCTCGCATATCGACATCGGTGCTCCCGGCGACCAGCCGCGTCCGGACGAAGGCATCCACCCCTCGCAGATGGCGGGCCTTGCCTATGGCCTCGTGCGGGTGCTGGGGGACGACAATCAGGCCCACGGCCCGTGGAATCCGCGGCTCGATCCCGAAACCCTGCGGGCGATGCTGGGCCACATGGCGCTGGTGCGCGCCTTCGACGAGCGGATGTTCCGCGGTCAGCGACAGGGCAAGACCAGCTTCTACATGAAGTGCACCGGCGAAGAGGCGACGTCGGTGGCGGCAGCGATGGCGCTCGCCGGCGATGACATGGTGTTCCCCAGCTACCGGCAGCAGGGCATCCTGATCGCGCGCGGCTATCCGCTGATCGAGATGATCAACCAGATCTATTCGAACCGGGCCGACAAGCTGAAGGGCCGGCAGCTGCCGATCATGTATTCGAGCCGGGATCACAGCTTCTTCTCGATTTCGGGCAACCTTGCCACCCAGTGCCCGCAGGCGGTGGGCTGGGCGATGGCGAGCGCCATCAAGGGCGACAGCCGGATCGCCGCGACCTGGGTGGGCGAGGGCTCCACAGCCGAGGGGGACTTCCACTCCGCCTGCACCTTCGCCGCGGTCTACAACGCGCCGGTGATCCTCAATGTGGTGAACAACCAGTGGGCGATCTCGAGCTTCAGCGGCTTCGCGGGGGCCGAGCGGACCACCTTCGCCGCGCGCGGGCTGGGCTACGGGATCGCGGCGCTGCGGGTCGACGGCAATGATGCGCTGGCGTGTTATGCGGCAACCGAATGGGCCGCAAACCGCGCGCGGGGCAATCACGGACCGACCCTCATCGAGTATTTCACCTACCGCGCCGAAGGGCACTCCACCTCGGACGATCCCTCGGGTTACCGCTCCGCGCAGGAGCGCGAGGAGTGGCCGCTGGGCGATCCCATCAACCGCCTCAAGAAGCACCTCATCGCCATCGGGGAATGGGACGAGGAACGCCACGCGGCGATGGACCTCGAATGCGCCGAGCGCGTCAAGGCCACCACCAAGGAAGCCGAGAAGAACGGCATCCTCGGCCACGGCCTCCACCACCCGTTCCACACCATGTTCGAGGACGTCTACGAGGAGCTGCCCTGGCACCTCGAGGAACAGGCCGAACAGGCGATCCGCGAGCGCATCGCCAAGTTCGGCACGGAAAGGCCCTTCGGATGA
- a CDS encoding alpha-ketoacid dehydrogenase subunit beta, with protein sequence MSEQMETAGEVQAERRLNMIEAINEALDIMLTRDPDVIIMGEDVGYFGGVFRATAGLQAKHGKTRVFDTPISECGIIGVAVGMGAYGLRPVPEIQFADYIYPGLDQLISEAARLRYRSAGDYIAPLTVRSPFGGGIFGGQTHSQSPEALFTHVAGLKTVIPSTPHDAKGLLIAAIEDNDPVIFFEPKRIYNGPFSGYYDKPVEPWKKHPDSVVPEGYYKIPLGKARVVQEGEALTVLAYGTMVHVAEAVCKAKGVDAEILDLRTLVPLDIKAIEASVEKTGRCLIVHEATRTSGFGAELSALVTERCFYHLEAPVERVTGFDTPYPHSLEWAYFPGPVRIGEAIDKLLKD encoded by the coding sequence ATGAGCGAGCAGATGGAAACCGCGGGCGAAGTGCAGGCCGAACGCCGCCTCAACATGATCGAGGCGATCAACGAGGCGCTCGACATCATGCTCACCCGTGATCCCGATGTGATCATCATGGGCGAGGATGTCGGCTATTTCGGCGGCGTGTTTCGCGCCACGGCGGGCCTTCAGGCGAAGCACGGCAAGACCCGCGTGTTCGACACGCCGATTTCGGAATGCGGAATAATCGGCGTGGCGGTGGGGATGGGGGCCTATGGCCTGCGCCCCGTGCCCGAAATCCAGTTCGCCGATTACATCTATCCCGGCCTCGACCAGCTGATCTCCGAAGCCGCGCGGCTGCGCTATCGGTCGGCGGGCGATTACATCGCGCCGCTCACCGTGCGCTCGCCCTTCGGGGGCGGCATCTTCGGCGGGCAGACCCACAGCCAGAGCCCTGAGGCGCTCTTCACCCATGTGGCAGGCCTCAAGACCGTGATCCCGAGCACGCCGCACGATGCCAAGGGCCTGCTGATCGCCGCGATCGAAGACAATGATCCGGTGATCTTCTTCGAGCCCAAGCGCATCTATAACGGGCCGTTCTCGGGCTATTACGACAAGCCGGTCGAGCCGTGGAAGAAGCACCCCGACAGCGTGGTGCCCGAAGGCTATTACAAGATCCCGCTCGGCAAGGCGCGGGTGGTGCAGGAAGGCGAGGCGCTCACCGTGCTCGCCTATGGCACGATGGTCCACGTCGCCGAGGCGGTGTGCAAGGCCAAGGGCGTCGATGCCGAAATCCTCGATCTGCGCACGCTGGTGCCGCTCGACATCAAGGCAATTGAGGCCTCGGTCGAGAAGACCGGGCGCTGCCTGATCGTGCACGAAGCGACCCGCACCTCGGGCTTCGGGGCGGAGCTTTCCGCCCTCGTCACCGAACGCTGCTTCTACCATCTCGAAGCCCCGGTTGAACGCGTGACCGGCTTCGACACGCCCTATCCCCACAGCCTCGAATGGGCCTATTTCCCCGGCCCCGTCCGCATCGGCGAGGCGATCGACAAGCTTCTGAAGGACTGA
- a CDS encoding dihydrolipoamide acetyltransferase family protein, translating to MAKFTFNMPDVGEGVAEAEVVEWHVKVGDRVEEDQHLVDVMSDKATIDIESPVAGVVTQLAGEVGDTIAIGAMLLVIETDGEGEATAEQAEAAAERVEDEMSDAPTSDEVAERIEVETSDASDQQDAAALDPSVRAEPVEALPSSSGTAFEEKSSPSTSSGQTDAGAKVLASPAVRQRAKDLGIDLAEVKPAADGRVRHADLDAFLAYNGGFGAAGKARSDETIKVIGLRKRIAQNMAAAKRHIPHFTYVEECDVTDLEDLRAQLNAARGERPKLTMLPLLITAICKVIPQYPMINARYDDEANVVTRYGAVHLGMAAQTDSGLMVPVIRDAQAKNLWQLAREIGRLAEAARSGKATSEELSGSTLTVTSLGPLGGVATTPVINRPEVAIIGPNRIVERPMFVPDGMGGERIAKRKLMNISISCDHRVVDGHDAASFVQGVKKLIETPALLLVD from the coding sequence ATGGCCAAGTTCACTTTCAACATGCCCGACGTGGGCGAGGGCGTTGCCGAGGCGGAGGTCGTCGAATGGCACGTCAAGGTCGGCGACCGCGTGGAGGAGGACCAGCACCTCGTCGACGTGATGAGCGACAAGGCGACGATCGACATCGAGAGCCCGGTCGCGGGCGTTGTCACGCAGCTTGCGGGCGAGGTCGGCGACACCATCGCCATCGGCGCGATGCTGCTGGTGATCGAGACCGACGGTGAGGGGGAGGCGACCGCTGAGCAAGCCGAAGCCGCTGCCGAGCGGGTCGAGGACGAGATGTCCGATGCGCCCACCTCTGATGAGGTTGCCGAGCGGATCGAGGTCGAGACGTCGGACGCGAGCGATCAGCAGGATGCGGCGGCTTTAGATCCCTCCGTTCGTGCTGAGCCCGTCGAAGCACTGCCTTCCTCTTCCGGCACCGCGTTCGAAGAAAAGAGCAGCCCTTCGACAAGCTCAGGGCAAACGGATGCTGGCGCCAAGGTCCTCGCATCGCCCGCCGTGCGCCAGCGCGCGAAGGACCTCGGGATCGACCTCGCCGAGGTGAAGCCCGCCGCGGATGGCCGTGTGCGCCATGCCGATCTCGACGCCTTCCTCGCCTACAACGGCGGCTTCGGAGCCGCAGGCAAGGCGCGCTCCGATGAGACGATCAAGGTCATCGGCCTCAGGAAGCGCATCGCCCAGAACATGGCTGCGGCCAAGCGCCACATCCCGCACTTCACCTATGTCGAGGAGTGCGACGTCACCGATCTGGAGGACCTGCGCGCGCAGCTCAACGCAGCGCGCGGCGAGCGGCCCAAGCTCACCATGCTCCCGCTGCTCATCACCGCGATCTGCAAGGTGATCCCGCAATACCCGATGATCAACGCGCGCTACGACGACGAGGCGAATGTCGTCACCCGCTACGGCGCGGTGCATCTCGGCATGGCGGCACAGACCGACAGCGGCCTCATGGTCCCGGTGATTCGCGACGCGCAGGCGAAGAACCTCTGGCAGCTCGCCCGCGAGATCGGTCGCCTCGCGGAGGCTGCGCGCAGCGGCAAGGCGACGTCGGAGGAGCTGTCGGGCTCCACCCTTACCGTCACTTCGCTCGGGCCGCTCGGCGGCGTTGCCACCACCCCGGTCATCAACCGCCCGGAAGTCGCGATCATCGGCCCCAACCGCATCGTCGAGCGCCCGATGTTCGTGCCCGACGGCATGGGCGGCGAGCGTATTGCCAAGCGCAAGCTGATGAACATCTCGATCTCCTGCGATCACCGCGTCGTCGACGGGCACGATGCGGCGAGCTTCGTCCAGGGCGTGAAGAAGCTGATCGAGACTCCCGCGCTTTTGCTGGTCGACTGA
- a CDS encoding MBL fold metallo-hydrolase produces MKRIALVAVAALVLAGGLAWTFGKQAISERLFLAAIQERVGEDPSAALPDGLHVYACGTGSPLHDADRAGPCLAVLAGRTGLVFDSGSGSVRKLGAMGFPMERLDAAFLTHLHSDHIDGLGELLLQAWMAGRRGAPIPVHGPPGTSAVVEGFAAAYATDRGLRIAHHGPEVARPGGFGGAPREFVPEALDGGVVYASGGVTVTAARVPHDPVKDAFAYRISYGGRSVVISGDLSYHPPLGAFARGADVLFHEALNPKLVGEIGKQAAKNGNRDVAKIMADIPSYHATPEQAAAIAEDAGVKALVFYHVIPGPPVWFLEPAFLGDARNRFGGEMRIADDGLIVSLPAKADTIGYDQVL; encoded by the coding sequence ATGAAGCGGATCGCGTTGGTCGCGGTTGCGGCGCTGGTGCTGGCAGGCGGTCTTGCCTGGACTTTCGGCAAGCAGGCCATCAGCGAGCGGCTGTTCCTTGCCGCGATCCAAGAGCGCGTCGGCGAAGATCCGTCGGCGGCGCTGCCCGATGGCCTCCATGTCTATGCCTGCGGGACGGGCTCTCCGCTGCACGATGCCGACCGCGCGGGGCCGTGCCTTGCTGTGCTGGCGGGGCGCACCGGCCTCGTGTTCGATTCGGGCTCGGGCTCGGTCCGCAAACTGGGCGCGATGGGCTTCCCGATGGAGCGGCTGGATGCGGCCTTCCTCACCCACCTCCATTCCGACCATATCGACGGGCTGGGCGAATTGCTGCTCCAGGCTTGGATGGCCGGCCGGCGCGGCGCGCCGATCCCCGTCCACGGCCCGCCGGGCACGAGCGCCGTGGTCGAGGGCTTCGCGGCAGCCTATGCCACCGACCGCGGCCTGCGCATCGCCCATCACGGCCCCGAGGTCGCCCGCCCGGGCGGCTTCGGCGGCGCACCGCGCGAATTCGTTCCCGAGGCGCTGGACGGCGGCGTGGTCTATGCCTCAGGCGGCGTCACCGTCACCGCCGCGCGCGTGCCGCACGATCCGGTGAAGGACGCCTTCGCCTACCGCATCAGCTATGGCGGGCGCTCGGTGGTGATCAGCGGCGACCTCAGCTACCATCCCCCGCTCGGCGCCTTCGCGCGGGGCGCGGACGTGCTGTTCCACGAGGCGCTCAATCCGAAGCTGGTGGGCGAGATCGGCAAGCAGGCGGCGAAGAACGGGAACCGCGATGTCGCCAAGATCATGGCCGACATCCCCTCCTACCACGCCACGCCCGAGCAGGCCGCCGCCATCGCCGAGGACGCAGGGGTGAAGGCGCTGGTGTTCTACCACGTCATCCCCGGCCCGCCCGTGTGGTTCCTTGAGCCCGCCTTCCTTGGCGACGCGCGCAACCGCTTCGGCGGCGAAATGCGGATCGCCGATGACGGGCTGATCGTCAGCCTGCCCGCGAAGGCAGACACCATCGGTTACGATCAGGTTCTGTAG
- the thyA gene encoding thymidylate synthase has protein sequence MASAAIPLSTDANPHPEQQYLDLMRQIWETGSERVDRTGVGTRSVCGSVLRFDLRGGAMPLLTTKRVYWKTATRELLWFLTGETNIRPLVLQGVKIWNEWPHARYVRETGDQVSLEEFVQRIADNEAFAQAWGDLGPVYGKQWVDWPTWRYRPDGLYEKGEGINQVAQVIESLRTSPGSRRHIIEGWNVAELDRMALPPCHKTYQFHVAGEGGDARLNCLLYQRSCDVALGLPFNLWSAALLTRMIAQQVDMLPGELVWMGGDVHLYLNHAHLIEEQLARQPQGQPRLEILRRPETIFGYRIEDFVVHDYAPLPPISAPVAV, from the coding sequence ATGGCCAGCGCAGCGATTCCCCTTTCCACCGACGCAAATCCGCACCCCGAACAGCAGTATCTCGATCTGATGCGGCAGATCTGGGAGACCGGCAGCGAGCGCGTCGATCGCACCGGGGTGGGCACGCGCTCGGTATGCGGCAGCGTGTTGCGATTCGACCTCCGCGGGGGAGCGATGCCGCTGCTCACCACCAAGCGGGTCTACTGGAAGACCGCGACGCGCGAATTGCTGTGGTTCCTGACCGGCGAGACCAACATCCGGCCGCTGGTGCTGCAGGGCGTGAAGATCTGGAACGAGTGGCCGCACGCCCGATATGTCCGCGAGACGGGCGATCAGGTCAGCCTCGAGGAGTTCGTTCAGCGCATCGCCGATAACGAGGCTTTCGCGCAAGCATGGGGCGATCTCGGGCCCGTCTATGGCAAGCAGTGGGTGGACTGGCCGACCTGGCGATACCGCCCCGACGGCCTCTACGAGAAGGGCGAGGGCATCAACCAGGTTGCGCAGGTGATCGAATCGCTGCGCACCAGCCCGGGCAGCCGCCGCCACATCATCGAGGGCTGGAACGTCGCCGAGCTCGACCGCATGGCGCTGCCGCCCTGCCACAAGACCTACCAGTTCCATGTCGCGGGCGAGGGGGGCGACGCGCGGCTCAACTGCCTGCTGTACCAGCGCAGCTGCGATGTCGCGCTGGGCCTGCCCTTCAACCTATGGTCCGCGGCACTGCTCACGCGCATGATCGCGCAGCAGGTCGACATGCTCCCCGGCGAGCTGGTGTGGATGGGGGGTGACGTGCACCTCTACCTCAACCACGCGCATCTCATCGAGGAACAGCTTGCGCGCCAGCCACAGGGCCAGCCCCGCCTCGAGATCCTCCGCAGGCCGGAAACAATTTTCGGCTACCGGATCGAGGATTTCGTGGTGCATGATTACGCGCCGCTGCCCCCGATCAGCGCCCCTGTTGCGGTGTGA
- a CDS encoding 5-formyltetrahydrofolate cyclo-ligase, whose translation MTKDELRKELRARRKAHVQALPDNLRALMFHRPPAPLLARIPQEATIGLYHAGPFEAPAAAYARFFRDAGHVIALPHFADRAAPMTFRHHTDPYAQEDLEVGPFGILQPASDAEALIPDVLFVPLVGFTPEGARLGQGGGHYDRWLAEHPPVLAVGLAWDAQLCEALPTEPHDVPLDAVVTPTRIYGKP comes from the coding sequence ATGACCAAGGACGAACTTCGCAAGGAACTCCGCGCGCGGCGCAAGGCGCACGTTCAGGCCCTGCCCGACAACCTGCGCGCGCTCATGTTCCATCGCCCGCCCGCCCCGCTGCTCGCGCGGATTCCGCAGGAGGCGACCATCGGCCTCTACCACGCCGGCCCCTTCGAGGCACCCGCGGCCGCCTATGCGCGCTTCTTCCGCGACGCGGGGCACGTGATCGCCCTCCCCCACTTCGCCGATCGCGCCGCGCCGATGACCTTCCGCCATCACACCGATCCTTACGCGCAGGAGGATCTCGAGGTCGGGCCCTTCGGCATCCTCCAGCCTGCCTCCGACGCCGAGGCGCTCATCCCCGACGTCCTGTTCGTCCCCCTCGTCGGATTCACGCCCGAGGGCGCACGGCTCGGACAGGGCGGCGGGCACTATGATCGCTGGCTGGCGGAACATCCTCCCGTCCTTGCCGTTGGGCTCGCATGGGACGCGCAATTGTGCGAGGCCCTACCCACCGAACCGCACGACGTTCCGCTCGACGCGGTCGTCACGCCCACCCGGATCTACGGAAAGCCCTGA
- a CDS encoding cell division protein ZapA gives MSTVTLSIGPKSYTIACADGEEAHIRALGAMIAEKYAQLGAARAPLEAQNLLFAALFLADELAEAKKRTASPPAPAPTPEPDTAELDALRKTVARLEAELAAARKTPPAAPAATPQFDLFGTPAAPSPLAEDMAERLEALAARAEASAAALEAAAANA, from the coding sequence ATGAGCACCGTCACCCTCAGCATCGGCCCCAAGAGCTACACCATCGCCTGCGCCGACGGCGAGGAAGCGCACATCCGGGCGCTGGGCGCGATGATCGCCGAGAAATATGCCCAGCTGGGGGCGGCACGTGCGCCGCTCGAGGCGCAGAACCTGCTGTTCGCGGCCCTGTTCCTCGCCGACGAGCTGGCCGAGGCGAAGAAGCGGACGGCATCGCCACCTGCGCCTGCTCCGACCCCCGAGCCCGACACCGCCGAGCTCGACGCCCTGCGCAAGACCGTCGCCCGGCTCGAGGCCGAGCTTGCCGCGGCGCGAAAGACTCCGCCGGCCGCGCCTGCCGCAACCCCGCAATTCGACCTGTTCGGCACCCCCGCCGCACCGTCCCCGCTCGCCGAGGACATGGCCGAGCGGCTCGAAGCCCTCGCCGCGCGCGCCGAGGCGAGCGCCGCCGCGCTTGAAGCGGCCGCCGCAAACGCCTAG
- a CDS encoding DUF2842 domain-containing protein, which translates to MRETPTWRIPFGIVSLFFLLMLYGVTIARYAPGIIGHWSGGAQTVVYVVLGLIWLLPLRRFLIWMETGRWSPPPPAPAPEESQG; encoded by the coding sequence ATGCGCGAGACCCCGACCTGGCGAATCCCCTTCGGCATCGTCAGCCTGTTCTTCCTGCTGATGCTCTACGGCGTCACCATCGCGCGCTATGCGCCGGGGATAATCGGCCACTGGTCGGGCGGGGCGCAGACGGTGGTCTATGTGGTGCTGGGGCTGATCTGGCTGCTGCCCTTGCGGCGCTTCCTGATCTGGATGGAGACCGGCCGCTGGAGCCCCCCGCCCCCCGCCCCTGCGCCCGAGGAATCGCAGGGCTAG
- a CDS encoding EAL domain-containing protein: protein MIIASLKSLADRIRRAFGRTGGKVAVSAGELEGRSGTDIVLRKRIKVAVIAIALGSLSGWIEVPLPAEDFYRVMRAHVRARPAPQDVVMIALDNASLNAIGKGTPSRLDDSLLMDRLVAAGVHQIVWDRAHADPSSPEADARFSATLDRYRGMVWLGMVPQFEKSFQKIQEVLPHSQFRERAGVASMVYESAPFRQGAKIVTEVETSGAKYPAIAAVLADYDGPIRRFRPDLAIDPRSLPTYSYVDVLHGRVGANQLKGKRVIVGEAYIASVDVFEHPLYGRFPGATLHIVGAHTLKRGTPVDLYWYPALLIGALAIIVQASRRTRSSRVLWIAAGGLLAVTFILDETAVSMDIMSGLLALGVAGFGFHRITKKYYSGDVDAMTTSALSLDRANAGRDVYALKISNLSEISEDWSERELGEFVNSLIAYVKEPGEVADVAFERDVLVWFAPRMDAASLERHADGLALMLKTAISYDWQSTNSAPALGIDINYELPIGQRIKKAMQAADEAAARGVRFIINDAAHLEARNHRLGMIRLLEKGLRDRDIGVAYQPKVDLASGRIVGAETLIRWRPDGGELVNPQDLVLAAEAGDRINELTLVVMEGALLEAKQAIALDPRFKLAVNMSAKSLSDTHLLFDIMTLLGRYDFPAENLTLELTETAKLEDHRIAPQIAALKARGIGLSIDDFGTGESNLEYIEKLPSSELKIDKRFVQHMATSEESRAVVRATIEIAHSLGKIVVAEGVEDAAVVAELRAMGCDQAQGYFFSQAITMPELLAMLGERRAAFNG from the coding sequence TTGATCATTGCTTCGCTTAAGTCACTGGCCGACAGGATCCGGCGTGCGTTCGGCAGGACCGGCGGGAAAGTTGCTGTATCTGCAGGAGAATTGGAAGGCCGCTCCGGCACGGACATCGTCCTGCGCAAGCGCATCAAGGTGGCCGTGATCGCGATTGCGCTGGGCTCGCTTTCGGGCTGGATCGAAGTGCCCCTGCCAGCCGAAGACTTCTATCGCGTCATGCGCGCACACGTGAGGGCCCGACCGGCTCCGCAGGACGTGGTGATGATCGCGCTCGATAACGCCTCGCTCAACGCAATCGGCAAGGGCACGCCATCGCGGCTCGACGACAGTCTGCTGATGGACCGGCTGGTTGCTGCCGGGGTCCACCAAATCGTGTGGGACCGCGCACACGCCGACCCTTCTTCCCCGGAAGCCGATGCGCGGTTCTCCGCGACCCTCGACCGGTATCGCGGCATGGTCTGGCTGGGCATGGTTCCTCAATTCGAGAAATCTTTTCAGAAGATCCAGGAAGTGCTTCCCCATTCGCAGTTCCGCGAACGCGCCGGGGTGGCATCGATGGTCTACGAGTCAGCCCCATTCCGCCAGGGTGCGAAGATCGTCACCGAGGTCGAAACGAGCGGAGCGAAATATCCCGCCATTGCAGCTGTCCTGGCCGACTACGACGGGCCGATTCGTCGGTTCCGGCCCGACCTTGCGATCGATCCGCGCTCTTTGCCCACTTACAGCTACGTCGATGTCTTGCACGGTCGCGTGGGAGCAAACCAGCTGAAGGGGAAGAGGGTCATCGTTGGTGAGGCCTATATCGCCTCAGTCGATGTATTCGAGCATCCGCTTTATGGCCGCTTTCCCGGGGCCACCTTGCACATCGTCGGCGCCCATACGCTCAAGCGCGGCACCCCCGTCGATCTTTACTGGTATCCTGCCCTGCTGATCGGCGCCCTCGCCATTATCGTGCAGGCATCGAGGCGCACCCGATCGTCCCGTGTGTTGTGGATCGCGGCCGGTGGTCTGCTGGCCGTCACGTTCATTCTCGACGAGACCGCTGTCAGCATGGACATCATGTCCGGTCTGCTCGCGCTGGGTGTCGCCGGCTTCGGCTTCCACCGCATAACGAAGAAGTACTACAGCGGCGATGTCGATGCGATGACGACCTCGGCGCTCAGCCTCGATCGCGCCAATGCGGGCCGGGACGTCTACGCGCTGAAGATCTCGAACCTGTCGGAAATTTCCGAGGACTGGAGCGAGCGCGAACTCGGCGAATTCGTCAACAGCCTGATCGCCTATGTCAAGGAACCGGGCGAGGTCGCCGATGTCGCCTTCGAGCGTGACGTGTTGGTGTGGTTCGCTCCCCGCATGGACGCCGCTAGCCTTGAACGCCATGCCGACGGTCTGGCGCTGATGCTCAAGACCGCGATCAGCTACGACTGGCAATCGACCAATAGCGCGCCCGCGCTCGGCATCGACATCAATTACGAGCTGCCGATCGGCCAGCGCATCAAGAAGGCGATGCAGGCCGCCGATGAGGCGGCTGCGCGCGGCGTGCGCTTCATCATCAACGATGCCGCCCATCTGGAGGCGCGCAACCACCGGCTCGGGATGATCCGTCTGCTGGAGAAGGGGCTGCGCGATCGGGATATCGGAGTCGCCTATCAGCCGAAAGTCGATCTCGCCTCGGGCCGGATCGTCGGGGCCGAAACGCTGATCCGCTGGCGGCCCGACGGGGGAGAGCTTGTCAACCCGCAGGATCTCGTGCTCGCCGCCGAGGCGGGCGACCGGATCAACGAACTTACCCTGGTGGTGATGGAGGGCGCGCTGCTCGAGGCCAAGCAGGCGATCGCGCTCGACCCGCGCTTCAAGCTGGCGGTCAACATGTCGGCCAAGAGCCTGTCCGACACCCACCTGTTGTTCGATATCATGACCCTGCTGGGCCGCTACGATTTTCCGGCCGAGAACCTGACGCTGGAACTGACCGAGACCGCCAAGCTCGAGGATCACCGCATCGCTCCGCAGATCGCCGCGCTCAAGGCGCGGGGGATCGGGCTGTCGATCGACGATTTCGGAACGGGCGAGTCAAACCTCGAATACATCGAGAAGCTGCCGAGTTCGGAGCTCAAGATCGACAAGCGCTTCGTGCAGCACATGGCGACCTCGGAAGAGAGCAGGGCAGTGGTGCGGGCGACCATCGAGATCGCGCACTCGCTGGGCAAGATCGTCGTCGCGGAAGGGGTGGAGGACGCTGCTGTCGTCGCAGAGCTCAGGGCGATGGGTTGCGACCAGGCGCAGGGCTATTTTTTCTCGCAGGCGATCACCATGCCCGAACTGCTGGCGATGTTGGGAGAGAGGCGGGCAGCATTTAACGGTTGA
- a CDS encoding YdeI/OmpD-associated family protein, protein MTRDPRIDDYIAKAPAFAQPILAHVRALVHEALPEAEEGIKWGMPHFILGGRNVVGLAAFKAHAAVVIHHEDQSGEGMGSLGKLASLADLPPDGELVARIRAGAAAVGTPRPKRAPKPELPVPSDLAAALDGAPQARAVFDGFAPSHRREYIEWITGAKRAETRAGRVAQAIEWLAEGRKRNWKYDKC, encoded by the coding sequence ATGACCCGCGATCCGCGCATCGACGATTACATCGCGAAGGCCCCCGCCTTCGCGCAGCCCATCCTCGCGCATGTACGCGCGCTGGTGCACGAGGCGCTGCCTGAGGCGGAGGAGGGCATCAAGTGGGGGATGCCGCACTTCATCCTCGGCGGGCGCAATGTCGTGGGGCTGGCGGCGTTCAAGGCGCACGCCGCGGTCGTCATCCACCACGAGGACCAGTCGGGCGAGGGCATGGGCTCGCTCGGCAAGCTTGCGAGTCTCGCCGACCTGCCGCCCGACGGGGAACTCGTCGCGCGCATCCGGGCGGGTGCGGCGGCGGTCGGCACGCCCCGGCCGAAGCGTGCGCCGAAGCCCGAACTGCCCGTGCCGTCCGACCTGGCCGCCGCGCTCGATGGCGCCCCTCAGGCACGCGCGGTGTTCGACGGCTTTGCCCCCTCGCACCGGCGCGAATACATCGAATGGATCACCGGGGCGAAGCGCGCAGAGACCCGCGCGGGGCGGGTCGCACAGGCGATCGAATGGCTCGCCGAGGGCCGCAAGCGCAACTGGAAGTACGATAAGTGCTGA